Genomic DNA from Schistocerca gregaria isolate iqSchGreg1 chromosome 4, iqSchGreg1.2, whole genome shotgun sequence:
TTGTAGCACTCAGGAAGCAtggagtcagaattctgcaaccttCCAGCtatgttcatgttcagccagcttaCCCCTCTGCCTGACCAACCAATGTAAACCAAGTCACAATCACAACAGGTAATTTTGTATATTCCACTGTTGGCTAACAAATGGAACTtttctttttattgaaaatataCTGAGCTGCAGTGTTCTTAACATTGTAGGAAAGCTATCTTTCCAAGATTTCAGCTTTTTGCTGCAATCTGTAATGCTTCTCCTACATATAGTAATGTACACCACTTCTTGCAGACAGTGGGAATTACAGTAGATGGGGAACAGAGGATGGTGTAATTATCAGTTTTTGTTTGCTATGCAGAATGTTGTCAGTCAGAACTGGATTGTTGCTATTGCTTGAGGCAATAAATTTTACTATATCTAGCTCTCCTTTAAAGTCATCTGTGGACATGCGAACAGATACGAGATGGTGAACCACTGAGTGGAAAactgcatgtttgtgagctatgcGGTGTTGTGAGCAATGGATTTGTTGCCagtctccattgtaaactgaatatttttatgttgattGTTTAGGTTTTGCGAAAATGTGATGGGCAGTCTTTGTGGTGCCAGTCCACATACACAGGAATTCATCTATATATCTAAACAATCTGTAATATTTATACTCAAAGGTTCTTTTTTCAGAAAGTGTTGGGCAATTccatagttacaggtgtaacaTGTACACACCTTAAAATAAGGAATAAATCTACCTCTTACAATTacataaaaagaaaagaagtatTGTAGTTTATTTGGAATAAAAGTATGTACTTAAGGAAACATATTTGAAGAATAAAGCTATTTGTTACACAAAAAATTGTTACAATTTTATAGTACAACTAGGCCAAGATATCGTTACTTACTTAACATTTACCTCAGTTTGAAGGCCTAATAAATTTAtgacaaaaatgttttattattattgataGGTTTAAAAACTTCATTTAATAATCTTTTTCAGCAACATCCAACTCAAAATTGAACTTGTTTGATTTCTGGTGTTGTTACCTTAGATAGTACGTGATGAATTTCACAAATCAAACATCAGTTTCATCTAGTTTAAAAAGTGTTTTAGTTTTTCCTACTGGTCAGAAACATTATTTCCACATCCTCCTCTTCATCAACCTCACTCTGGCAGATTCCCAAGTAACGGTATTGAATTTTGGATAGGGTTGGCTTCTTTTTGTCATTTGGAATGTCAACCAAGACAAATAACCCAAATTTTAAATCAGACTTTTCAATTTTATTAGTTAGGCATAACTCACAAGCACTTCCAATATTGTCTTGTGATTCAGATAGTGAAACAGTCTCCTGATCAGAATCATCAGAACTGCACACTTCATAGAAGTTTATGCATCTTTTTGCATGTAATGTTTTAGCCTTTTCCTCCTCAGTAATAAATACTGATACCCTTGTCATTAATGACTCTGCCGTTTTTGAAACCAGTAAATCAGTTGTGTTATAAGGCTGAAAGTGGTGGCAGCCCTGGATTTGAGGAATCGCTTTTAAATTTTTGcacctttcatccaaaataggaatgTTATGCTCCACTGTTATCTTATCAATCCGTAGTaccttaattttggaaaaattcttCAGAGTGTAGTCATAAAAATCAATTGTGTTGTTAATAATAACTTTCCTAGATCTAATGGCTGTCCACACATTCCTCTTCAGTGCACTTCCAATGCCATCGATGGCTCCTTTACCATGTGAACTGGCAAAAAAATTCCACTCAACTGTCAGTCCAAAGCCTCTCTCAAAATAACTTAGATTGGTCAAAGTATACTTATTTTTGAACTGCCCAGCAGAGTtgtcagaaaatataaaaactcttttaactttaggaaatcttttttttaaaaatctccatTATAACAGTTTTAAGAAAAGTCCACACGGAATATTTTGTGTGTGAAAGGTCGTTACTGATGACTGCATAGGAGCTGACTTCATGGTTTGCAAACCAAATGCAGAAAATGCAAATAGTTACTTGCCCAGTGTGCACTCTGTACCTCATCTTGTGAAATTAGAGCATAATTCTGTGCAAAGTCCATTTGAAGAACACATTCTTCAACGTCAAGGCTGTTTTTCTTTCCTTGGAAGAAATCATTCAGCTTTATCTTCATGTAGCAATGTTTTTTAAACGGGGTCAATGTGTCAACCAGTGATGCTAAAGCATCATCGCAGCTCCCTGAATGTTCACTAAGACAAGGACGATGTTTCGCTTCATTTTCCCATTGCCTCCAGACAATCGTTTCAGTTAAGTCTTCTGGGATAAATTTGCTCAATTTAA
This window encodes:
- the LOC126268103 gene encoding uncharacterized protein LOC126268103, translated to MCKYHYNFMSILECLSKTVPSNHKKLLNELSCNSQNDDCVFGSCQECQIKLSKFIPEDLTETIVWRQWENEAKHRPCLSEHSGSCDDALASLVDTLTPFKKHCYMKIKLNDFFQGKKNSLDVEECVLQMDFAQNYALISQDEVQSAHWASNYLHFLHLVCKP